CAGGGCAGCAATCGTCCCTTGGGTAAAAGTCAGGTTGGGGTGTTGATATTTACCTTGGGCTTGGCGCACGGCCTCGGGATCAATTTCAAGACCGTAGACCTGCTTGGCTTTACGGGCCAGGAGTTCCGAGCCGTAGCCTTCCCCTGATGCGGCATCAAGCACCACCTTGTTAGTGATCAAGTCGCGAACAGCCTGATATCGTTGGTAGTGCTCGATTTCGAGTTCGCCGTCGAGACCTGCGCCAGGGATGAATCGTTCGCCGGTAAAATCCATTTTTTCTTCCTTTGTCAGCTGCTTTTAGGCGATTGACCCTGATGTGCAAATCTGCTACCTTGGATCGACCGTTTTACATACCAACCACCGAGGTTACACGATGGGTTTGAAATCGATTGTGAATAGTATTTTTCGTACCGGACCGCTTTGGTCTATCCGTAGAAAATTAAATATTAAGGTAGATAATAAATTAAATGAATTCATCCAACCAGTAAATTCCGCCGTTTGCGAAACCAAAGAGCTTCAGCATAATGCGATAAGGCTGATTCATGACTCATGGAATCTGGCCGTGGTCAATCATAATCAAGTCATTGCCAATCAGGATAACGCTTTTTATCATAGTTGGTTCTCCTTGGTGTATCCATCGTTTACGCAAACACTTGTTCGGATTGCCGGCGATGACTATCAGGACATCGTGCCATACTCCCACCTCCTGCTGATGGAGATTGCCAGAAGTTATCTCCGTCAGGGAGGGCTGTGGCAGCTTGATTATGAAATCGCCAGGTTCAAAAGTACTGCAAATCCTCAATCGGCTCAAAACCACCCATTAGGTAGTGAAAATCGGAATCGGATGAAGATTTTGGTGGTGTCCGGGATGTTTCCCAGCATTGACCACGGAGGTGGACTGCGTCTTTTTGACATTATCTCCGAGTTAGGCGGGAATCACGATATCGATTTATTTTCAATTTATACACCCAAGATTGATGAGTATTCACGGACCCTTCTTGCAGGTCTTCTTGGTAAAATCAAATTGGTGGAAGAGCAGGCCTTTTCCTCAGAAGCGCTCATCCCCTGGCTTGCCGAAATTGGCAGGACTCCGGGGTACTATGATGTTATCCAATGCGAATATCCGTTGAGCGTCAAGTTGGTTGATGTTGTACGACCTTTTGGCCGGAAGGTTGGGTTTACCTTCATGGAGTGTATCACCAAGAGCTATCTGATTAAATTGCGTAATGCCATCTCTGACAAGGAGTTCAGTAATATGGGGCGATTGGTTCAATCGTTTTGGGAGTTTGCTGTCGAGGAGTTTAATGGCGCCCGCGATACTGATTTTCAGATCGCCGTGACTCCGGAGGACGCCGACTTTATCGAGGCGGTAAGCGGTATCAGGCCAGAGCTTGTCCCGACCTGTCTGTCGCCTTCTCAGGTGCTTAGCCGAATTGAGGCGTGTCAGGATGTTGTGCCTGATGCCGACACGGTTGTGTTCTTGGGATATTTTAATCATTTTCCTAATATTGATGGGATGAAGTGGTATTTGCGCTATGTACATCCCGAGGTCAAAAAGAGGGTTCCCTCATGTCGCTTTTTGGTGGTTGGCGCGGGTGATATCAGTGTCTTGCAGGAGTTAACCTGTGGCGATGCGTCGGTTGTCTATACCGGTCGGGTAGATGATATTACCCCATACATTATGAAGGGCAAGGTTTGCGTACTGCCTTTAATTTCTGGGGCCGGGATCCGCGGTAAGCTCAATCAGTATTCTATCGCTGGACGTCCTTCGGTGAGTACCACTATCGGCAATCTCGGATTGAACTACCAAGATGGCGAGGCTGTAATAGTTGCCGATACCCCGGAGGCATTTGCGGATGCAGTTGTCCGTTTGTTGACTGATGATGCTGCAAATCGTTCCATTGCAGTTAAGGCACAAGCCTATGCCCAGGCGAATTTTACCTGGGAGAGTCATATTGCCCATCTGCTCGAAATTTATCGGGCGTGATTGATGTTCTATTGGTGTAGATGGGTTCGGCAAAGCATATTTCAATATCATGAGTTTTGGATGGATCGTCATGGATGAACAATCAATTTCTCCCGCCCTTAGCCTCTGGCGTTACTTTCGCAATAAGGGACGGAATGCTTGGTGGGTGCTGAAGACTAAGGGCTTTCGCGGGGTGTGGCGCAACGTGGCTAACGAACTTATGTGGCTGTCCGGTCGGTATACCATTCATCAGGCCAATGCCGAAGCGGCGCGTGGTGTCCAGGAGGGCAAGGTGCCGAAGGTTCCGGACTCTGCCTTTGTCAATAGACGTAAAGTGCTGCCGCCAAGCCCGAGGCCAACCCAATTACGAGTTGTTCCTGGCTTGGCTCCGGAAATGGATCGGACTGCCATCGGTCAGGCTATTTTCCGGATTAAAGAGGAACTCCGCAGTTCCAGTGCAATCAAAGGCAGACTGAGCCATGACGATCAATGATACCGTAACGGTCATCACCGTTACCTACAACAGCAAGCCTTTTCTTCGCGACTACTTTGATTCCATTCTTGCCGCAGACCGTAGCGGTCTTGAGCTTGAAATCATCGTTGTTGATAATGGCTCTTCTGATGATTCCCCGGCATGGATCAGGGCGCATTATCCTGCTATCCGGGTGTTAGGCAATGACAGCAATAATTACACCCGGGCGCTGAATCTAGCAATTCGTGAGGCATTGAGTGATTTTATCCTGATTTCCAATAACGATGCCCAGGTGAAGGCTGGTTGGATCAAAGGACTGGTGGATATCGCGAAAAGTGACGCCAGAATCGGAGCGGTGCAAAGTAAGATCCTCTTCAGCGATGGGCTGAAGATAAACAGTGTTGGCGTGGCCGAGATTGAGCAATTCTATTTCAAGGACATTGGCTTTGAGGAGGTCGACAACGGACAGTATGATCGCCCACGCCAAGTTGATTTTATCACCGGCGGTTCGATGCTCTTGAAGCGGGAGTGCCTAGATGATGTTGGTCTGTGGGATGAGGAGTTCATCATGTTTATGGAGGATGTGGACTACAGCCTCCGTTGCCGGGCCAAAGGCTGGCAGCTCTGGTGTGCGCCAACGAGTGTTATGCACCATCGGTATCACGGATCATCTTCTCAGGAGCTGTGCGAGTATCTCTGTACCAGAAATCGGTTTTTGTTTATTGCTAAACATTATCCTCAACGCTTAGCCGATAGTATTATCTCTTCGCATTTTTATAAAAAAGGGCATATGGATCTCCTCTATCGGAGCCTGCTTCATGCCATGCAGCGGTTATGTGTCTGTCAGCCGACGGCTGTGGTTCTTGCGGTGCTTGAGGCATTGAAAAAATCACTGGTTGAGGTTATGGGCGCAGTAAGCGCCCATAATTTTTTCTCTCACCTGGAATTGTTGCTGGGGTTGCGCAAGATCAGGGTTGGTATTTATGATCATGCCTGTCATTTCGCTGGTGGTGGTCAACGATATGTCGCTGAAATGGCCGCCATCATGCAGGATCGGTATGATGTGACTTATATCGCCAACAAGGATATGGATTTGGCGAGTTACATGGAATGGTTTGGCCTTGATCTCTCCCGATGTGCCTTAAAGGTCATCAAAATTCCGTTCTTCGAGAAGCGGGAGCGGTTTGTGCCGGACGAAGGCATGGTCCTGGGTGAGTCGTACAATGTGTTTGATCTTATTGCAGAGGACAGCCTGTCTTATGATATTTTCATCAATGCCAATATGCTGGGCAAGGTCAACCCTCTTTCCCTGACCTCACTCTTTGTCTGTCATTTCCCTGATCAGCCCAAAGCACCATTTTTTCAGGTGGATAAGTATGATCAGCTGATTACTAACGGCGATTACACTGGGTACTGGCTGGAAAAGAGGTGGGGGATGATAGCGACTCACAAGCTCTATCCCCCAGTGAACATGTATAACCCAGCCAGCTCCCCGGTGAAGAAAGAGAAAATTATTCTCTCAGTCTCGCGGTTTGAAGTGAGCGGCAGCAAGAAACAATACGAACTGGTCAAGGCCTATGCCGAGATGTATCGTAAAAACCTAGAGGCTATGGATGGCTGGAAATTTGTGTTGATCGGCGGCAGTTTTCCAGATAATCATTATCTCGAGTTGATACGTGATGCGGTGGATAAGGCTGAATGTCCGATTGAAGTCAGGCCTAACGCTACGGTTGAGGAGACCCGGGATGCTTACCGTCAGGCAGCTATTTTCTGGCACGCCTGCGGACTCGAGGAGTCTCGACCGGAAAAGGTAGAGCATTTTGGCATGACCACGGTGGAATCGATGCAGAATTATTGCGTACCCATCGTGATAGACGGGGGGGGGCAGCGTGAGATTGTTGAGCAGGGGGAATGTGGATTCCGCTTTTCTAACGTCGACGAACTACAGGAATTTACCCTACGTTGTGTTAATGATCCAGATTTACGACAACGGCTCGCTCAGCGGGCCTTTGAGCGAAGTCACCTTTTTGATTGTGATGTATTCAAGGATGGGGTTGAGATGATTCTTGGTGAGATGGTGGCCGTACTCTTAGGGCAAGATGTCCTATGATAGCGGATGGGGAAACGTAATAGAGAATAATGTCCTTGGAGACAAAACTATGCCCGGCATCAAAAATCAAACCCAATTTTGGCCATCCTATCTTATCCTTGAATTGACAACGCGGTGTAATTTGCGTTGCTTGATGTGTGCGATTAACCAAGACCCTCGCATCCAAAAGGGAGGAGAATGGTATGGTGATTTAAGTCTCGATGCCTTTGACAATCTATCGAAGGTCATGTCAAAGATTAAGCGGATTGACTTGAATGGGCATGGCGAGTCGTTGCTCAGCCCTCATTTTTTGCCAGTATTAGAAAAGGTCAAACAGCATGGGGCCTATGTCGGCATCACCACAAACGCCTTGTTGATGGGGAAGGAGATTGTAGAGTCCATTGTTCGGAATAAAATGGATGAAATTATTGTCTCGATCCATGCCGCTACAGCGGAAAGCTATGCCAGTATCTCGCGCGGTGGGAAATTAGATGAGCTGATCGCTAACCTCAAAGCCCTCAATGCTTTTAAAGAAAAATATAATACGATGCTTCCGGCAGTACGATTTAATTTTGTCGGGATGAAGGGCAATATCGGTGAACTTAAAGGCTTAATTCGTTTAGCCGTTGATCTAAAGGTTGAGACCATTACTGTTCTGCCACTGGCGGAGTATGATTCTGTCAGTGGCGAGGCCCTCCAGTCGAGCGATTTGGCTGCCTATATTCCCAATGCGCTTAAAACGGCAGATGAGTGTGGTGTGAAATTATATGTTCCCAAAATATATCTTGATCAAATAGGTCTGGTCCAACAGCATGAACCGGGAGGCGAGAAAAAGAGAAGTCCACTTAGGAATAAAATTAAATCGATATTCAAAGGACTGTTACCCAAACCAAAACCGCACGACGGCGATACCGAATTGATTAGAGATTGCACGGACCCATGGGACTTCTTTTTTGTCATGCAGAGCGGGAGGATAAGACCCTGTTGTGTCATCGAAGAGAACATGGGGAACCTGTCAAAACAACAGTTTGAAGAAATATGGTTCGGTGAAAAATATCATAAATTACGGAATGATATTCTTAATAATACCCCTCCTCCCCAATGCAAGACTTGTATCAACCGTCCTTTCACAACATTGGCGGAATTACGGGCCAAGGTGCAGGGAAAAGTTTCACCGGCTACCTGATGGGCTGTGCAAGGGGACAAAAGGGAAAAATTGTACTATATAATCTTCTCATTAGAAAGTAGATGAATCCCCCTGTTGATCGAAGGATGGTCTCAGTCGCTAAGGCCATAGGCATTTTGTTTGTGGTTGCCGGCCATATACCCGGCATCGGTTTCTTTCCGTTTCTTCCCTATACCTTTCACATTCCACTTTTTTATTTTCTCTCGGGATTAGTTTTTAATCCTAGTACTTATCTGGGGTACCCCATCATTTTTATTAGGTGCCGAATACGTTCTTTATTATTGCCTTATTTTGCTTATAACATCATCTTTGCGTCTATCACGGCAGGATGTAAAGTCTGGCCAGGGATATCATTTGAATCCCAACGATGGAATGTCGCTAGGATGCTATTCGTCGAGCCGTTTATCTCCGGGCACCAATACATGTTGTTTGCACCGGGGTGGTTCCTTTGCTCTCTTTTCTTGGTTGGTCTGGCCTATCTCTTTATAGCTCGGATGTTGGAGCGTTTCTTAGTAAGGGAACCGTTGCGATTTTTTTTCTTTTGCACCCTTGCTGTGGTTGGTATGGAGTACGGGAGACTTGCACCCGAGTCCAAGTTCTTCAATCATTACCTCAATATGGTGATAGCAAAAAATCTGATAGGGTTGTTCTTTTTCTATCTTGGAGGGCGATTCAGAGAGGTTGCCAATTTGGCATGTTTGCGCGACTCGAGGATCATGGTTCTTGCCATTGCTGTGCAGATATATTGCATTACCCATTATGCTGCCAATTTTTCAACGGCCATGAATAATTATCCATCAATTCCTTCGTCTCTACTTACCTCTCTGTGTGGGATTACGTTTGTCATTTTTGTTTCCACACGGCTGGCTCATAGCGACCAAGCGAGAGATGGATGGTTAATTTCTATCGGCGAACAGAGCCTACATGTACTTGCCTGCCATTTATTCGTGTTTCACCTTTTAAATATCATGTTCCTCGCCTGGCACGGCGAGTCTCTCCAGATTCTCTCCCGCGAGTTTTATTATGTATACGATCCCCAACGTTTTTGGCTGGTTTATCTCTGTGCTGGTATTGGGGTACCGACTGTGCTGGCAATCTGGGCCAATCGCTTGCGTGGAGTATTGGTTCCCCGGTAGTGACCGAGGCTTTTTCTTTTGATAATTTTTCTTCTTCTCAATAAGTTATTTAAGAAAACCATCCTATTGCCACGCTGTCGGCCTTATGACTCAAGTTGCATGAAAAACTTATTCCGCCTGTCTTCTGATGAATAACGAACGAAGGCAAATCAAGGTGTTGTATTGAAACTATGACCTTTGCCTCGCTTCCTTTTCTCTCTCTCTTTTTGCCGTTCAGCCTGGTGCTGGTTCTCATCCTCGGCAAACGACTTGCTAATCCTTCCTTGTTGCTGGCGAGCCTTCTTTTTTATGGCCTAAACGATATCCAGGGTCTTCCTGTGCTAATCGTTTCTATCCTCTGGAACTATGGAGTTGGTTTTGTCCTCAGCCAGGGAGGAACCCGGTGCCGGATATTTTCGTTATCCTTGGGGACAGGGGGGAATCTCCTGTTGCTTGGATTTTATAAGTATGCTGACTTTTTTTGGGAGTCACTTGGCCGATTTATGCCATTTGTTGCTCAGGAGTATACTCTCCCTGGGATTCATCAACCATTAGGTGTCTCTTTCTTTACCTTCCAGGCCATCTCTTATTTGATCGATCTTTATCGCAACACAATTAAATTTGATCGAAATCTCTTTCGCTTTGGCCTTTATTTAGCCATCTTCCCCCACCTCATTGCCGGACCAATTATCCGTTACGGCGAGATCGCCGGTCAATTGCTTAGTTGTCACATCACAGTTGAGCTCTTTGCCAGAGGGTTGCGTCGATTCATAAAGGGATTAGGTAAAAAAATGCTGCTTGCAAACTTGTTTGCTGGTGTTGTTGATCGGATTTTTTCCTTGCCAGTAGATCAGTTGGGTCTGTCAACTGCCTGGTTTGGAGCTTTCCTCTATAGCCTGCAGATTTATTATGATTTTTCCGGATACACCGATATGGCGATCGGTATTGGCATGCTGTTCGGGTTTCAGTTTCCGGAGAATTTTAACTACCCATACGCCGCCTCATCCATCCGAGATTTTTGGCGGCGTTGGCACATTACCCTCTCTTCCTGGTTCCGAGACTATCTTTATATCCCCTTGGGAGGAAGCCGTGGTAGCACGATACGCACCCACTTGAATCTGATCCTGGTTTTTGTTCTTTGTGGGCTCTGGCATGGGGCAAGTTGGAATTTTCTGATATGGGGTGGGCTGCATGGCATGTGTATGGTGGCGGAGCGTATAGGTCTTGAACAATTGCTGGCCCGCGGCTCTCGCCTTCTTCAACATAGTTATGTCCTGGCAGTCTTGATGGCTTCTTGGGTTTTGTTTCGAATGGAAAATATGTCAGAGGCCTTTCTCTATCTTCGCTGTATGTTCTGGCCGTCTGGGTCAACCATGCTATCAGCCTATCCTCCCGGGTTTTTTATGAACATTGAACTCGGAATGGCCATCGCAGTTGGTGTCATGTTTTCTTTCCCCTGGTGGCGTGCCATAACCCGAAAGGGTGGAATGGGGATGAGATGGATGAATGGTTGGGGCTTGGCACTGGGGGGTACTATGGCTGTCGACGGAGTGCTTATCCTTATTTTGGTTGCTGGTTTGATGGAGATTGCTGCCGGTGGCCATCATCCATTCATTTATTTTCAGTTCTGATGGACATGGGGCAAAAAAATAAAAATACCCTTTTTTGTATCTTCGTTATAGGTTTGCTGTTAGTCCCGGTGAGTGGGTTATTTTTTCAACAGGACAAGAAGATGGCTGAACAGGAGAGGCGTGTCCTCGCGGAGATGCCGGCACTGCCTAACTCATGGCAGGATGTGGCTAGGTTTTCTGCCGCCTTCTTGCGGTTCTTTAACGATAATTTCGCCTTTCGCCGACAGTTGATCGCTTGGCGCAGTGCGAGTAAGGTCTTGGCCCTTGGCGTAAGTTCTCATCCCGATGTCGTTCTCGGCAAAGAGGGATGGCTTTATTACGATGCGGAGCAGCAACTTGCCGATTATCGTGGACTCCATCCCTTGACTGATACGGATTTGCTGAAGACGGTGCGGGCTCTGGAAAATCGAGTTGAGCTTCTTGATCAGGTGAAAATTCCCTACCTCCTTGTCCTGGTTCCGAGTAAGCACACCATCTACCCGGAATATCTTCCTGACCGATTTGCCAGGGTCAAGGCGAAAACCAGACTTGACCAAATTGTTGAGGCACTGAAAGTCTCAGGTCGTGTTCCTTTTATTGATCTCCGAGACTCCCTGCAAGGGGCTAAGTCAACGGGTCTTCTGTATTTTAAAGCCGATACCCACTGGAACCAACGCGGTGCCTTTCAGGGGTACAGGGAGGTGATGAAGGCTGCCCGCCAGTGGTTGCCAACCGTCCCCATCCTCGATATTAATGCGGTCCGATACGACATTGGCCCATTAAGGGAATATGATTTAGCCAATTTTCTTGTACTGAACTGGTATTTTCGGGAAAAGATGCCGCTGGTGTCTGTTCTCTCCCATAAAGGGGCCAGAGATACGGAGTTTGATCCTCTGCTACAGGGAATGATTGACAACAGTCAACCTCCAGAGCGCCAACCTTTTGGTTATTCAAATCCAGAAGGAGAAGGGCGGGTCGTGGTTTTCAGGGACTCATTTGGTTCGGACATGGTACCCTATTTGGGGGAGAGTTTTAAAGAGAGCCTTTATATCTGGAATAAGATGAGCCCTAACCTCCTTCTTCCAATCCTACGCGGAGGTTTCTGGCCCGACTTGGTAATCGAAGAGGTTCTCGAACGGCTTGCCGATTTTGATTGATGGGACCGTCAAGGGTTTTCCGGGGGGAGATGTTGATAAGTCCGATTTCTTTAGATTGTGGCGAGATGTGTAAGGGGGCAGGGTCTTTGTCGGATGGTAGTGCTTTTCGTAGATTGATCAGGGGGTAAGGAGATCCTTGAGGTAATGACATTGACAACAATAGTCTGCCCTGCTAAATCATTGTTAATGAGGATAATATTATGGTTGCTGGGGGGCAGGTCCTGGATTCCTTAATTGCTCTTGGCACGGAAGGGGCGCGGGTTGGGTCTTTTAGTCGTTGTCAGTCACAGTTTTCATAGCCGTTGAGATAGAAGAGAGAAGAGATGGGTTTAGCACGCGAAGGCTTAGAGTTCATCGGTGAGGTCTACGAACGCCGCAAGCAAATTTACGACCTCACTCGTCGAGATTTTAAGGACCGCTATTCGGGATCTTTTCTCGGGATGATGTGGGCTTTCCTTGAGCCCTTGGCCATGATGAGTATCATGTGGGCGGTGTTCAGCCTGGGATTGAAAGTTCAACCCAGTGGCGACATTCCTTTTGTGGCCTACCTCTTCACCGGGCAGGTGGCGTATAATTTCTTCTCTGATGCTGTTGGTGCTTCTGCTGGGGTGATCAGGGCCTATTCATTTCTGGTTAAGAAGGTTAAATTCCGGATTGCTATCCTGCCCATTGTCAAGATTAACTCTGCTATCATCATCCATGGCATATTTCTTATGATTGTCATGGGGATCATTTGGGCAAGCGGTGTTAAGCCCAGTTGGTACTGGTTGCAGACTTTCTACTATATGTTTTCACTGCTTTTTTTACTTCTGGGACTCAGTTGGCTGTTTTCGGCGCTTGGGGTCTTTGTTAAGGATATCGCTAACGTCATTCAGATTTTCATTACCTTCGGCTTCTGGTTGACCCCGATATTCTGGGAGAAAACCATGGTGCCTCCAGAGTATCAGGTCTATCTCTGTCTCAACCCGATGTTTTATATTGTTCAAGGCTACCGGGACAGTTTTCTCTACCATGTGCCGTTTTGGGAGCATCCGGTTAACACTCTCTATTTCTGGGGGGTGGCGTGGCTTGCCCTTTTATCCGGTATCCTGGCCTTCAAAAAACTAAGACCTCATTTTGCCGATATCTTGTAATCGAGCAGTCCCTCCCAATATCCCTTCCAATAAGCTGATATCAGTTCCGGGCGGCGACGTAGCATCCCAAAGACAATCACTGCGCCCGGCAGTTTGATCAGGGTATTGAAGGCCATGAAGACAAGATATTGATACCACGTGGCCCAGCGGCGCATGAACCAGACTCGGTTTCTGGAGAAGTAATAGACATAGTTCCGGCTCTGAAATCCGACAGTTGACGAGACCTCATGGATCAGTCTGGCTGCCGGGACATAGGCCAGGGTAAAGCCCTTTTCGATGAAACGCTGGCAATAATCTGTATCCTCGTAATAGAGGAAGTATCGTTCATCCATCATGCCCACCTCACGGATTGCCTGTGCTTTGATTAGCATGGCGCAACCAGAAAGGCACGGCACTGCAAGCGCAGGCCCATCTCCATCGTGGCGGGAGTCCATTACCTGACTCGGTCCGCCCTTCCACCAGTTCATTCGCGCCCCTCCATACCATACTGCATCTCCTTGACCGTTATCGCGCAGGATCTTGGGTCCTACCATGCCTAAGAGTGGATCATTTTCCAGTTCCTTCAGCAGGATGTCGATGAAGTCATGTTCTGTCCAGGTGTCCGGGTTCAGGAGGAGGATATAGTCAAGCTCTTGCTCCATGGCCTGGGATATTCCTAGGTTGCATCCCCCGGCGAAGCCGGTGTTGGCGCGGGGAACTATGGCCGTGATCTCCGGGTGATCTTTGGTGATAAGGTCGGTTTCGGGAATAGGACTGTTGTCAACTACGATAAAATGAAGATCATTTTTGCAGTGCTGCTTGAGGCTTGTCAGGCAGCGATTAAGCATATCGTGCGCCATGAAGTTGACGCTGACGACTCCTATTGCGGCCATGAGGTATCACCCTTCAGGAGTTGTTGAAGGGTCGCGGAATTTTTTGCCATGCAGAAGAGGTCGGCATTTTCCTGGCGAGCCGTTAATAGTGCGTGCTTGGCGGGTTCCGGGCCATTCAAGTAGTTAATCCACTCATGGGCCTCAGCAAGAATTTTGATGGCAGGGTCATCGTGGAGTGAAATCCCGCGGACAGCCAGTGGCGTGGCAATAATCGGCATCCGATTATAAAGTGATTCCGCTACCTTGATGTTGATCCCGGCCCCACAGCTGATTGGTTGGATCATCAGGTCCACCTCTTGCCATACCTGGTCTAAGTCACGGACAAAGCCGTGTCCGATAATGCGTGAATCATCGTGCATCACAGCACTGCCCTGCCCGTAGAGGTGTAGTTCGATATTATTACCGATGTGTGGCCAGACTTCGTCAAGAAACCACTGCAGGCTGCGGCTATTGGGCCACCACTCGAGATTACCAAGAAAACCAAGGCGTAGCGGCCTGGTTTGACTCGGTCTCTGAGTGCTCATTTCTGAAGATTCTTCGTCGAGGGGAGTGATCAGCCTTGGGTGTGGTTTGTAATCGAAGGAGGGGAGGATGGTAGATATGCTGGCGCTGGGAGCGAATCGGCTCAGGATTTTTCGGTCATCATCAGCGATGGTGACGATCTTGTTCACCTGTCTGATGTGGTCGATCTCAAAATTTTTGAATTTTTCGGCGTCGGCCCGCAGCAGCCGCCCCAGCCAGAGAACGTTGTCGTAGCGTGCAACCTGCTGTTCGTAGAGGCGGTGTTCGATGTTGTGCGAGATGAAAAGAATTCTGGCCTTCGGCGGCAGAAGCTCAAGTGTCCACAGCATTTCAGCGCCGTTGATCACAAAGAGGGAATACGACTGTACCGACAAGGCGGCAAGTACCCTGAACCGGAAGCGCCGGGTCCGGAAATGGTTGACTTTGGCCGGGTACTTGGAAAACTGGGACGCCACAATGTCGAAAACCTGACGCCATTGCCGCCAGATCCGGCTGTGCTGGGGGTGGACAAAGATTTCGTCTACAATCAGTGACGGATCGTTGCGAGTGAGCATGTTCCTGATTGACTCCCGGTAG
This genomic interval from Desulfobulbaceae bacterium contains the following:
- a CDS encoding glycosyltransferase family 2 protein → MAAIGVVSVNFMAHDMLNRCLTSLKQHCKNDLHFIVVDNSPIPETDLITKDHPEITAIVPRANTGFAGGCNLGISQAMEQELDYILLLNPDTWTEHDFIDILLKELENDPLLGMVGPKILRDNGQGDAVWYGGARMNWWKGGPSQVMDSRHDGDGPALAVPCLSGCAMLIKAQAIREVGMMDERYFLYYEDTDYCQRFIEKGFTLAYVPAARLIHEVSSTVGFQSRNYVYYFSRNRVWFMRRWATWYQYLVFMAFNTLIKLPGAVIVFGMLRRRPELISAYWKGYWEGLLDYKISAK
- a CDS encoding glycosyltransferase family 4 protein, producing MSHALILAHMKNTRYIHGGAIYRESIRNMLTRNDPSLIVDEIFVHPQHSRIWRQWRQVFDIVASQFSKYPAKVNHFRTRRFRFRVLAALSVQSYSLFVINGAEMLWTLELLPPKARILFISHNIEHRLYEQQVARYDNVLWLGRLLRADAEKFKNFEIDHIRQVNKIVTIADDDRKILSRFAPSASISTILPSFDYKPHPRLITPLDEESSEMSTQRPSQTRPLRLGFLGNLEWWPNSRSLQWFLDEVWPHIGNNIELHLYGQGSAVMHDDSRIIGHGFVRDLDQVWQEVDLMIQPISCGAGINIKVAESLYNRMPIIATPLAVRGISLHDDPAIKILAEAHEWINYLNGPEPAKHALLTARQENADLFCMAKNSATLQQLLKGDTSWPQ